TTTCTGACTTTGCTTTATTGGCATGTATGCAACCATGGAGCAACCGCCTTTAAAATCTCCGGGTCTACTTCTTATACCAACCTGCTTTGGTCGTGGGCACGACCGGCTCGGGCGTGGTCACGACCGGCTCGGGCGTGGTCACGACCGGCTCGGGCGTGGTCACGCCCGCCTCGCGCGTACCCACGCCCGGCTCGCGCGTGCCCACGCCCGGCTCGCGCGTGGGCACCAATAATCCGGTAGATGTTCCATGCTGTGTGCTTATTACGGAGAAGATAAACAGTACCCCTGAAAAGACCAGCCTATgtggaagaaacaaaattagaaGACGGTCAGAGGCTcattgatcgaaacgtcaagcataaaccggtgtggcggtttcagtcttccgccgtgttcagtttctCCAGGACTCAGTACGGCACTGTTAAACAATTGACtcctttcgcttgctgtgcgcatgcgtcgcatgacgtaattttaccgtatttggtcattcggaaaactgaacacggcggaaagatGAAGCCACCACACCGGCTCTCCTCAGAGCCACTACtatcacaaaataaatgtttacatgGTGTCATCACCGCAAatcttacttttaaaacaaaatcagcacAACTCATTTTTAATCGCCTTTTGTTACACTGTGCCCGGTAGAATACTGATAGATGACCCCCACAAAATCACTAGTTGGTTACTGAAGGGGAGGTATACGTTTGTTGGTAGCCACTCTTAAAATggatggcaataacaacttttggttagaagcctacggCACCCTTCAATAGTAAAATCATTTtgaggaaaattgttcacttcGAAGCCATGTGGTTGTGTAAAACGATATCAGtttaatgcccccccccccccaattttaaGTCATCATCTTTACGGGAAAATATTGACTCAtatataaaatgtgtttttccaCTGGCAACATCCCACAGTGATTACAGAGAATAAAATGCCTGATTTGGAAGACAGTGAATTACAAGATGAAAAAACCCATACACGAGGAAACTGAAACCGATATCGTGTATCTTTGAATTCTACCCAACCGTGTTGGACCCCTTCCCATGCCATATCACGCCAACaaggaaaacaaagaaacacgaTAGCCAACTCGAAATTATTAAAGAGAGGAACCAAAATAAGCAAACTAAAATAAGGTAATatattttcacgtgatttttgAACTACCAATCTATCTTCCAATGAGTATACATCCTCCCAGAGGAGTATAGGAGTGTCGTACTTGGGTGCAAATTGCTTTGTCACAGAAACAAatatcaacaattattttgacccTCTCTATCCGTTGCCGAGACAGAGAGTGAACTGCAACAATGCTTACCGAAGCGTTATCGACCTACAcgccggttgtgattggtccttCAAATTGATAGAACCTTTAAAAACACGCATCATGATTAGTCCAGACCGTGCGTCTCCAAAACAAGGAGACAATGAGGCCTAGCGGACCGGATCACTTTTTGCCGTGGATAAATGAGTTTTTCTTCGATGCTCGAAATAAAACTTTCATGTCCTGCAAACTGAACTCGAAGTAAACAGATGTCTCTTTggttatcattattttttttcgccGCTCGATCTTgtctatttgtttttttcctatgGACAAAGTGTTGTTGTTTGCTGTGACATGAAGAatcggtaaaaaaaacaaaagtttaatgTTATCAAGACTTTGAAAAATAGTTCGAAATACGAGCactttttttttgacaatttgGCCCCGAAAAACATCCTTAAACTTGTTTTCTAAATGGCCGCCCCCGTCCACCGTCAcatattttttcaagaaaaccGGCCCATTCggccgggctttttttcaagatgattttgcgtggtttttttttctaacaaaaaccacagtttttcaaaacaaaattttgttcaGGGATCGATACAAAtgtatatttattgttttgCGTACAAAAAAAGACCTCTTAAAAGGAGGCCGGCATgcgaccacattttgacggcgagcgcgcactgtactgtgtatgctaCGTTGTTTGATAGTAAGTTGGAGTGATATGCATAGatacctctcacacgagaatgggacttgaatcaagtctagcggggacgctaaacatgttttatttgcCTACCATTATAATGTATGCGTGCTTTTTGTTATGTTCAACTCCATAATAAATCCATAATCTGTCACGTAGGCCTGCACACTGTGTCTGCACTAAATAGCATTTCGCCAAGCCTAAAATTGTATTACAAAAATAAGGGAATGTACAATCAAATTATTtatctaaacaaaaataattacagaGGCTTGGATTTAAATATTCATCAAAATGTACTCTTCCCATTTATTTATtaaccttttaattatttttattaaatgcaaTTGTTGACGCAAACCATTATTTTCTGTGGTTTGTGCGTGGCAAACGTATAGTCTTTTTAAGTTGAAAACAGAAATGGAAATATGCGGGCAGGGTTGTTGTTTTTCCATGCATCGTATACaagagaagaaagaaaaaaaagaaaaaaaaggaaaacaaaacggTAATATAATATGTATCAACGGTTTCCCAGCTCTACCATCATCAAACGACAAAGAAATGTTaaaatatggaaaggtttgcggtaacaccatgtaatgactatctctaaatgatttggggtggttctaaaaagaaccgttggtttgaAAACGGAGTTGAagccaacggttcttttcagaaccaccccaatttAAAGAGATAATcatgacatggtgttaccgtaaaccttttTATATAGTATTTCTACCatgcatgcaaagtttcaaatcctaagaAATGTAAATTTGAGGCTTTTTAATTTTGACGTAAATCCAATTGGTTGCTAATTTTATGCCGGAAAAATTACCCCCAAAGGTTGAAATCTGAATTATTTTCTCACTTCCTTCAGTTTTgtatgcaacaaaaaacaacaccaaCTCTAGACTATTCGGCAATCCGCTAAAACAATAGGCTAGCCACAAACAAGCCATATGGACACGATGATTAAAGATAGTGCTCACAACTCGTGACTCTTGCAAAATGCGCATAGTAACGGCAGAAAATGAACGAAAAagggagtacagcgccccagttactgggtctacatcAAACTATTACTACTTATGGTTATGAAATCTACGCCCAGCTTCTAAAAATTAAAGTATTAGTTCataaaaatattgttatttaCCATATTTTGGCCATCGTAATACACCGTAGATCCATGTCTGGTCCTTCGTGCGAACATTAGTTTATACCTTCCAAAATGGTGGGCTTATTATGCCGTCGTCTGTTAGAGTTTCAAAGGTCTTTTTCTGATGTACAACATCATAGCATTATACTTGCTTTTCTGTCGACAATGTATGTACAACATGGGCGAGGCAAGTGCGCAATGTTCATGTACTGTAGAACCCGGAATTCCCTGACACGCAGGTTAAATAAATGTGCGCAGCACCGAACTTTGACAcactcataataataataattatttcaacagATGTGAAGGGTGACATTGACAATAACCATTACAAAACAGCACGACGTTTTGCACACAGaccactttaaaaaatggaaGGAAGCATAAAGTTATGCGTATTTTTTAAAATATCGGTTGCACTGTCAAAttctatcaacttttgatatgaagacTATAAAAAGGTGGCACTACTCAACGGCACATGGACACCTTTCtttgataatattgtcaaagaccagtcttctcacttggtttatccctaCACAATTTGTTACATGGTGTTATTTTTTACCGAAAACAGAATTTCTACATTGAATAATATTATAAGGAAGTATAATGTCACGTAAAAATGAGTCTGACTAACATTCACCATGGTACCTTCCGCAAAGAAAATACAAAGTCATAGTGAGTGTGGGTTTCATTATTCAAAGAATCTTTTTACTGCAAATAAAGCTCAAAAGAATCCTGGCATTGAGTGATCGGTTGTGGtggtattattataataaatacaaCATAGTCAGGCTATAGTATTGTGCCAAGTCGGCTCTGGGGCCAAAAGGGGAAACCCAGATTGTTGAATAACAATGAATGGTTGACGGTTCTTGGTTCTGTAACACGGAAACTAAAGCATTGCAATTTTTACAGCGAGTCGATGTGAGGTATCAGGCATTTGTGTAATGCTTTGATAATACTGTGTTCCtgaagtttgaatctgagaagcgttatccgtgtaacgtttctcagattgtgtgttcctatTAATTAGGGATCGGATTATTCTACCTTCGTGCACACGTTTGTCAAAGAAGTTATGCATACACTAAGAAATCTGTGAAACTAAGGACTAAATTTGTTGTAAAAGAccaacgaaagaaaaacacccttgtttcataacataatgtgtgtgctttccagatgtctatataaaaaataaacggcttcaggcctgaagtaaatgagtgagaaattacctgtttctcaaaaactacgttacttcagagggagttgtttctcacaatacaaTTTGTGATACTAagcagctctccgttgctcatcaAGTAAGATTTTTATGCAATCATAATaatgtgtaattaccaaacgtgtcctgtgcctttaaagttcgTTGATATTATTATCCTCGCATGACTCGAGTGGCCTGCGCGCAAAGGGCAAAAACAGGAAACCATATATTCAGTGTTCAAGATCAATTCTGCACAATCGTAAACGACCGCAATTTTATTTCGAAACTACAACAGATATGAAAACCACCATTTCTGGAAGGTGAAGTAGCCTACAACTAATGTTCGTTGGACCCGACACGACACTAGATCCACGATGTACGATGGCCAGAAGGGAGCACACAAAAcggtaaataataatttaaccaATGCATTTTTAGAAGCTGACATCAGTGCAGACGTGCTAGACGTTCATTCCAGCACTTTATACTTGATGGTAGACCTAAAGGTTAAAACCAACCCATATGTCTATATCTATATAGACATATGTATATATGTCTATATctcgacacccctatgttccgacataaTCCAAAATCCTCCGCATATTAGGGattatagggttagggttaggatcgGAACAAAGGGCCTCGCGCAATCTGGAACATACATGTTTAACTGATGAGGTCTATTTTGCAAGAACAAGTCACGAGTAGTGAGGAATGTCAGCAGCCATACCCTGCCCCGTTATGGCTTCGGCAGTGGcttgtactgggcccaatttcatagagctgataagcaggaaaatgttgtgcttagcatgaaatgtcttcctttgataaaaacaggattaccaaccaaatttccatgtgttgcatATATTGCTTGTTGTATTCAGCTGATTTTACCTTATCCTGAAAATAACGTGGACATTTGGTTGCtaatcccgtttttatcaaggcaaaaatgtcatgctaagcaactctttgtgcttagcagctctatgaaattgggccctgattgacGTGTTAAGTCCAATATTGTCTAGACAAACACAGGGTGTTGTCGGCTGCTACGTGTCGACAGCAGGTGCATTCAAAAGAAGGCGAGTCCgtgaataaattataataagttgtgaataatgaatattttgaaaaatgaaTGATGAGTACGGtgaataatttgaatattttatatTGTGAAAAAAATGGATAATGTCCGTGAATGATGAAATGGATGAGAGTTCAGAATTTAAATGTCTGGTCCACGACTCACTATGAACACAACAACGACAGTGCCCCTTTAAACGGTTTCGTACAAGTGGGTTTTCCCACTTTTAGGCTACAGTGTAGTAGTAGTCGGATATTTCATTGTGTTGACGCACAGTGTGAACTCGAAAGGTTTTGGAATGGTGAACCCTATGCAGATACAAGAGTAGACtggtggacaagtcgttaatggtcccaccccacgcggtgagatagtcgagtggtcactgctctcgcgccaaatgctggttgccgacttctacaTAGGGAGTAGAAGTCGGGCAGCGCACAGTAGTcacgcaaccagcagttcgcgcggagggcaccgctgcaactcgactatctcagcgcgtgggacCATAaccgacttgtccacaagtctaataaAAGAGGTGTGCCAGCATAATATCATTACTAGTCTTGTCGCAAGACGTTATATAGTGATCGGGGCTGCGCTCGTTGTGGATCGCTATATAGCGCGCCCTCTTACGGCAGGGTTTAACAAACTTGGCCAGATGAGGATAGtctatgaaaaaaataacaaaataatacaaaattgatGAGATATTAACTAGTCAGtgattttttgggggaaatctCCGTTTAGATTGGTAATCATGAATTATTATTGATTTGGTTTCATCCACGTTAACTTATAGGTGGCTCGGTTACCTAGTGGTACTCTACTGCATAATGACCAAGGAAATAGCTACCCAACCCGTCTACACTTCTGTTACAGgcaagtataaaaaataaacacagctaTTTTAAATGTGGTTATATAATACCAGCCTATGATAAATGATAAAATTGTCCTCAATGACCATTGAGTAAGAACAAAGACTTATGGTCAGATTACCGTAACGGTATGTCACAACAGAAGCGCTGAAAAGAGGCTTGTTAAAGaggcttttttttattattattattattattatttattcggccaagatTTCAACAAACAGTACAAGATACAATATTACCGTACTAAAGAAATATAACAGTATATAAGAAACAACGAATGTAAACTTATGACACCTAGAACAATTGTAAACTAATGATTGAATGAGACAGAGCACTGGCAATCAAGCaagacaaattataaaaacagacaGGACAAGCCCATTCTAAGATGGCCAGGATTAATCAAAGTGAACCTAACCACTGTGACTCGAAAGCCTATCAATCCAATCTTAATATGGGAATAGAatctttaacaaacatttaaaaacagtaaagataaactttggaaaatataataaatattaagaacaaaataaatatgtataTGTTAGGAAAAACCTATTTATATGTAGCAAGATTATTTGGAAGTGCACatttgagtttaaaaaaaaagctgacCAAAAAACAATGAACAATATATTGCTGTTATATAGGCCTCTatagaaaaataatatttttttttctttctggccTTTGCTGTTCCGTAGGAAACGCTAACGACGCCCTCATTGTTTCAAATGAGCAAGTTTACCTGCAACTCCGACAGACACAACGTGTACCATGTGGAAAGCAGACAGGCGTCACCTCTGACGTCATCGCTGTGACCTGGTACGATACCAAAAAAGATGAACTCATTCGCATAGTATTAAACCCGATCCACGGGAGCAATTTCACGTCTCCGAAGTACGAAGGGAGGGCTACATTCACCAAAGGGTTCGACCTGACCCTCAGGGATGTCAATGATGGGGATACTGGACGTTATACGTGCCAGATAATCACAGCTGCTGATCAAGTGGATTATGAAGTTGAAGTTATCGTTATCGGTAAGTTTTAACCCTTAGTGCGTTTTTACACTGCCCGTTAGCAAGCGTCTATTATAGGTTCGTTTTGTTAAGTTAATTGAGAAACATAATTAAAAGTTTGAGTGGCCCGGGCAAGGTCGTTTACCCGCTGGATTTTTTTACAATATAGATAAGTCCGCTGTATTCAAGGGATTTCCCCCATTGACTTGTACTAAAACGAGGCCCACCCACGTAGTTATTCATTGCTCCCTATTGGTGAGAACTATTCTGTCcgccacacccccccccccacaaccaccccaccccccaccccaccccattttgGTGAATGGAACCCAACTGATTGGAAACATACCAGCAATTAATTGGTTGAAAGTAAAATCACAACCTTTAGCTGGCGAAAGTTACGTTCTGGTTAGCTTTTGATGACATAATGAACCCTACTCCTACTTTTATAGGATCGTTAAGCCTGAAAATCCTTCAtatcaaaaatattttcaaacttGGAAAGGGTCAGTAAAACAACTTGTTCATCATCTTAATGTTCATTGGTCACACACAATATCACTGTGTTGGGgggatttgtttttcaaactttaaaacaagttaTTAACAGCTACTATTCATTAActttctttatattttgtttatgtttctttGAAGATAAACAACTTCCTAAACGCTCAGCAGTGCGATCAGTCTCGCAGCTGCTCCGAGCCGGCGAGAACACCGTCCATTGTCCGGTTTACAACAGATCCATCACGAGACCAACCATTTATTACTCAATTCAACATGACGTCAGAAGTCCCACGGAGATCCTAGTTTCCCGCTTCTCAGACGGTTCAGTTTTATTGCAagatttgacctttgacatccaACGGGACGCCAACTACTCGTTGGTTATTAAAAAGCCAGAGGCAGCTCCTGCGGAGTTGTTGATATGGTGTCACGTGTCCTCTGACGTAGATGGGGTCAATCTGATGAGTGGTTTCGTCAATGTTACTCGTGAGTATTGCCTACCACTCACCTAaggttcaaagttcaaagttcattTGTTCACAgcttgatatttttttacaaagtatACATTATAGATGGATGTCtttcaaatgtaatgttttagAGTTTTATCATTGTATATACTTTCATCCTTGTACCTTTTAtccttgtatttttgtattttgtttgtcaaaTTGCCAAATAGATATAGGCCTATAATATTGATAAtgatttgtataaaatattcatgttaaaggcagtggacactattggtaattactcaaaataattattagcattaaacctcacttggtaaagagtaatggggaggttgttggtataaaacattgtgagaaacggctccctctgaagtgccatagttttcaagaaagaagtaattttcccacgaatttgatttcgagacctcaagtttagaacttgaggtctcgaaatcaaccgtctaaacgcacacaacttcgtgtgactagggtgttttcttctttcattattatctcgcaactttgatgaccgattgagctcaaatttttacaggttagttattttatgcataattatgttcagatacaccaactgtgaaggctggtctctgacaattaccaatagtgtccactgcctttaataggcctttatcatgctgcctccatcttggtcatttCGCAATTAGGAACAAGACTAATTTGTTCTTCCAGCTTccgtttggtaacattgatatcaatgggagatattcaagatggctgcaccatgataaaggtctatcctGTGAACTTTCCTACATAATAGCCTACATACGTTTGCGCTTTCTAAAAAGTGACCACACAGTGCAGAATTTTGTAGGTTAGATTGGGGGGCTCATTTGTTGCCAAAATGTCTCGCCTAAATTTATTCTCTCTCTTCACCAATTTTTCTTTCCAGAATCGAAATCGGCAGAAACTTCGAATTCTGTTTGGATAGCTCTTGTGTGTTTAGGGGTGATCATTTTAATCATCCTATGTGTGGCTGCCTTATTGTACAAGAGGAGATGGAGGACTACATCGCATCCTTCTTCCAGCTCCGAAGAGATGGTTCCTTTCAACCAAGAAAGCCCAATCAACAACGGTAATTTACTATCAAGTTTGTTTATAGGCacagtacactattggtaattactcaaaacaattgtaaacataaaaacttacttggtacaacCAATGGAGAGttgtagatagtataaaacgatgTGAGAAACtgtttcctctgaagtaacgttttttttttgttttttttaaacatataatttCTCACAAACAAACTTTCAGCCGAATGTGAGTGCGGCACAGGTTTGGGGATTTTTCTGATGTATatacgatgtgacctctgacgtcacacgaaaaccataacatgattcgcgcgcataccgccgggcaaaacctttgtgttagTGGctgccagctagaaagtgtatgcaatcttaccatgactacgggtgtttttgcccggcgaaacatgacttATACAGTGTttatttcaacagagggcggtttgaatgtaaacataggtcacatcgtctataaggcGATGGGACTGGAAATAAAAGAACTCTTACGAGAtggggacttgagtcaagtctaggtcaTTAGTgcccaattgtttttttttatttttatgggcTAGCTCATAACAGTTTTTTGGTTTATTCCCTCCAACAGAAAGCTGTGGAGATTACAAACTAAAGAGCGTGATTCAAAAAGGAGGCAAGAAGGGAAAAGTGCTGAATAACGTCTTCTCCTCCTTAAGACTGGTGACGGTTGCGGGTAATGGTGATTTGGTGATGCTAGACGGTAAAGGAATTCGAGTCATGTCAAAGAAATACTATAAGAAAGTCACGTTCCAGATACGGAAAAATTTAATCAATAAATATGTTGCCATAGCAGCCTCGAAAAGACAAGCTGATGGGGAAGTACTCGTGGCAAGAAGGATCGGCAAGATTTCATGGCATGACAACAGCAGTGGGAAGGAGGTTGAGATCCAAGGTTGCAGCAGTGATCCCCCTGGAGAGATAAGCGATATGGATGTGGATGATGAGGGAACCATATACGTTGCTGGCATAGTTAAGAATGTGATTTATTCTTATAGCGTGGATGGGTCGTTCAAGTCAGCGTTTGCAGTTAAAGACTCACCGAAATGTATCAGCGCTTGCGAGGGTGGCATTTTATATGTTTTATCCGGGACTAGGATTAAGAGGGGCGAGGTGTATGACATAGAAGGGGGCACCATCAAGAGGTTCACCAACGGCACGCGGGATGTCTATGACATAGAATGTCCAACAGATATGAATATTGTGACGACTGGTTTGTACTCGAGCAAAACGTCCGTGTATGTTTTAGCCAAGAGTGCGGGGTCTGATAAAGCTGAAGCAAGCGCCATACTTCAGTTTTCAGCGTTGGATGGTCATCTCCAACGCCGTATCATCGAAGACTGGCCAGGAATTCTGGGCATAGTTTTCATCAGGGATGATTATGAACTGGCCTTCTTTGATTCCAAAGAAGTAAAAGTTTATGAAAGGCAGAAAGTGATGAGGAAAAAGCCAAGAAGAGAAGATAGTTCTTCTCGTATTGTCTGAAGGGGTTGGAAAGAGGAAAGACCCACAACAGAAAATgaaaatcatttaaatttacaaatttttaaATACGAACTCTTGGATTTGTTCGCAAAATTTTTAACATTCTAGTAGCTTTCAGCAACCATTATAATTACACAATATAAGCAATTTTGGATTATACCAGTTGAAAATgaaaatcatttaaatttacaattttttatatACGAACTCTtggatttgttgtttttgtcatcGCAAATTTTTTAATGTTCCCCAGTAGCTTTCAGCAACAATTATTacacaataataaaaattttgGATCCTGCCAGTTGAACTCTTGACTTTTACTTTTCATATTTACTCTTTAGTAAGTCGGTTTATCCTCTTTTACATTGTTATATCACTACAGGTTAAATGTTTAATAATTACTCCTGCCTATATTCGGACAAGTGTCAAACGTAACTGTTTCTTTTCGAATAATAGTTTTTCGGACTTGATAATTATGTTATGTTGGACACACTGTGTTGGACATAAGCTTTGCTGGTGTCGGACCCAATGGGTCAAAGTTTGTGGTCTGGGCTTTTCTGtatgcacaaaaacttgctaatcacagaaaagtattgcttaacagacataggttaccagccaaaattatacTAAGTTTAGATCAATGTGactggtgcccgactcaattttTGATTACTGGAAGTTAATTGCGGGCTACGCATATGAAATTAGCtgtgattgttgttgttttgcttagcagaaaaaaaactgCTGAGCAAAATTTCTGCTTAACGGGCCGTTAAGCAGAAATTTATaacggctttatgaaactggcccCTGTGTAACAGATGAGTCAAGTGAACAAGATGATCGCTACTTGTCAAGTTTTGGAACTTCAAGCTGAGGCCTGTTCATCAGATCCAAATCCAGAGTGGAACGCTGGGCTGACACGAACCACCAGTTGATACACCGACTATTAGAAGCAAACCTGTGGTGAAATAAAACGACGGTTGTTGGGTATATGAACAAATTTGGTTTGATTTCAGGATTATGTCTCATTGGTTAATTCATTCGAGGTACATCgtgtaattaaagacactggactggacactattggtaattgccaaagaccagtcttctcacttgttgtgtctcaacaaatgcataacaaacctgtgaaaatttgagctcaaaaggtcgtcaaagttgcgagatattaatgaaagaaaaaacacccttgtcacacgaagttgtgtgctttcagatgcttga
This region of Asterias amurensis chromosome 22, ASM3211899v1 genomic DNA includes:
- the LOC139953732 gene encoding uncharacterized protein — translated: MFVGPDTTLDPRCTMARREHTKRWLGYLVVLYCIMTKEIATQPVYTSVTGNANDALIVSNEQVYLQLRQTQRVPCGKQTGVTSDVIAVTWYDTKKDELIRIVLNPIHGSNFTSPKYEGRATFTKGFDLTLRDVNDGDTGRYTCQIITAADQVDYEVEVIVIDKQLPKRSAVRSVSQLLRAGENTVHCPVYNRSITRPTIYYSIQHDVRSPTEILVSRFSDGSVLLQDLTFDIQRDANYSLVIKKPEAAPAELLIWCHVSSDVDGVNLMSGFVNVTQSKSAETSNSVWIALVCLGVIILIILCVAALLYKRRWRTTSHPSSSSEEMVPFNQESPINNESCGDYKLKSVIQKGGKKGKVLNNVFSSLRLVTVAGNGDLVMLDGKGIRVMSKKYYKKVTFQIRKNLINKYVAIAASKRQADGEVLVARRIGKISWHDNSSGKEVEIQGCSSDPPGEISDMDVDDEGTIYVAGIVKNVIYSYSVDGSFKSAFAVKDSPKCISACEGGILYVLSGTRIKRGEVYDIEGGTIKRFTNGTRDVYDIECPTDMNIVTTGLYSSKTSVYVLAKSAGSDKAEASAILQFSALDGHLQRRIIEDWPGILGIVFIRDDYELAFFDSKEVKVYERQKVMRKKPRREDSSSRIV